The following are from one region of the Acanthopagrus latus isolate v.2019 chromosome 2, fAcaLat1.1, whole genome shotgun sequence genome:
- the zgc:114130 gene encoding mRNA decay activator protein ZFP36 isoform X1 has product MPSYPLSQFMDLEEMMCKQLLNLDLREQNRPPPPLSLAMRTPGYLGQPRNNTSFSLSSLSCLPADPSDGLFQTSSQWGQQPESPQPSQLANSTQWGKAGFLAQRSISMVETGSTTAASLGWPGADMKHSQCDISPTALTTSSSSSTSSVSSSSSRYKTELCRSFTESGLCKYGGKCQFAHGMDELRDLNRHPKYKTEPCRTFHTIGFCPYGMRCHFVHNNEEEKKHASFSRSSSSSSSSSSISQQPPSSSRLHRPPLVRQSFSFAGFPSSIQQPIQPALTAHLPPASASFTCAPPASPPSCADITDLLSHAFLEMDFEASPAYQPPMGQAATADTRSPFLPSPDSGCSPCGPSPNASPSLRQSPSAIGVFPGPLGARSLSYTSLSDQDQDGSSSASSLSGSDSCGGIIDASSRRLAVFSQLSVPEDATGFCL; this is encoded by the exons atgccttctTACCCCCTCAGCCAGTTCATGGACCTGGAAGAGATGATGTGCAAG CAGTTACTGAATCTGGATTTGAGGGAGCAGAACAGACCACCGCCTCCCCTCAGCCTGGCAATGAGAACACCAGGTTATCTCGGCCAGCCACGTAACAACACATCATtctccctctcgtctctctcctgcctccctGCTGATCCTTCAGACGGCTTATTCCAGACCTCCAGCCAGTGGGGGCAGCAGCCAGAAAGCCCTCAGCCCTCTCAGCTCGCCAATTCCACCCAGTGGGGCAAGGCGGGCTTCCTGGCCCAGCGCTCCATCAGCATGGTAGAGACCGGCAGCACCACAGCAGCAAGTCTAGGCTGGCCCGGGGCTGACATGAAGCACTCCCAATGTGACATCAGCCCCACTGCACtgaccaccagctcctcctcatccacctcctctgtttcctcttcctcatcacgTTATAAGACTGAACTTTGTCGATCTTTCACTGAGAGCGGCCTCTGCAAGTATGGGGGGAAGTGTCAGTTTGCTCATGGGATGGACGAGCTGCGGGATCTCAACCGGCATCCGAAATACAAAACTGAGCCGTGTCGCACGTTTCACACCATCGGCTTCTGCCCATACGGTATGCGCTGCCACTTTGTCCATAAcaatgaggaggaaaagaagcaCGCCTCCTTCTCTCgttcctcctcgtcctcttcctcctcctcaagCATTAGTCAGCAgccaccttcctcctctcgcCTGCACAGACCTCCTCTTGTCAGACAGAGCTTCAGCTTCGCTGGGTTTCCCTCTTCTATCCAGCAGCCCATTCAGCCTGCCCTTACtgctcatcttcctcctgcCAGTGCTTCTTTCACATGTGCTCCAccagcttctcctccttcctgcgCTGACATTACCGACCTCCTGTCTCATGCCTTCCTGGAGATGGACTTCGAGGCCTCCCCTGCCTACCAGCCACCCATGGGCCAGGCCGCTACAGCAGATACCCGCTCTCCATTCCTGCCCTCTCCAGACTCCGGCTGTTCTCCATGTGGGCCATCTCCGAATGCCTCCCCTTCTCTGAGACAGAGTCCCAGTGCCATCGGAGTCTTCCCAGGACCGTTAGGTGCAAGATCCCTGTCTTACACTTCTCTGtcagatcaggatcaggatgGAAGCAGCTCTGCCAGCTCGCTCAGTGGCTCTGATTCCTGCGGAGGCATCATCGATGCCAGCAGCAGACGTCTGGCAGTATTCAGTCAGCTCTCCGTGCCTGAGGATGCTACTGGGTTCTGCCTTTAG
- the zgc:114130 gene encoding mRNA decay activator protein ZFP36 isoform X2 — MQLLNLDLREQNRPPPPLSLAMRTPGYLGQPRNNTSFSLSSLSCLPADPSDGLFQTSSQWGQQPESPQPSQLANSTQWGKAGFLAQRSISMVETGSTTAASLGWPGADMKHSQCDISPTALTTSSSSSTSSVSSSSSRYKTELCRSFTESGLCKYGGKCQFAHGMDELRDLNRHPKYKTEPCRTFHTIGFCPYGMRCHFVHNNEEEKKHASFSRSSSSSSSSSSISQQPPSSSRLHRPPLVRQSFSFAGFPSSIQQPIQPALTAHLPPASASFTCAPPASPPSCADITDLLSHAFLEMDFEASPAYQPPMGQAATADTRSPFLPSPDSGCSPCGPSPNASPSLRQSPSAIGVFPGPLGARSLSYTSLSDQDQDGSSSASSLSGSDSCGGIIDASSRRLAVFSQLSVPEDATGFCL; from the exons ATG CAGTTACTGAATCTGGATTTGAGGGAGCAGAACAGACCACCGCCTCCCCTCAGCCTGGCAATGAGAACACCAGGTTATCTCGGCCAGCCACGTAACAACACATCATtctccctctcgtctctctcctgcctccctGCTGATCCTTCAGACGGCTTATTCCAGACCTCCAGCCAGTGGGGGCAGCAGCCAGAAAGCCCTCAGCCCTCTCAGCTCGCCAATTCCACCCAGTGGGGCAAGGCGGGCTTCCTGGCCCAGCGCTCCATCAGCATGGTAGAGACCGGCAGCACCACAGCAGCAAGTCTAGGCTGGCCCGGGGCTGACATGAAGCACTCCCAATGTGACATCAGCCCCACTGCACtgaccaccagctcctcctcatccacctcctctgtttcctcttcctcatcacgTTATAAGACTGAACTTTGTCGATCTTTCACTGAGAGCGGCCTCTGCAAGTATGGGGGGAAGTGTCAGTTTGCTCATGGGATGGACGAGCTGCGGGATCTCAACCGGCATCCGAAATACAAAACTGAGCCGTGTCGCACGTTTCACACCATCGGCTTCTGCCCATACGGTATGCGCTGCCACTTTGTCCATAAcaatgaggaggaaaagaagcaCGCCTCCTTCTCTCgttcctcctcgtcctcttcctcctcctcaagCATTAGTCAGCAgccaccttcctcctctcgcCTGCACAGACCTCCTCTTGTCAGACAGAGCTTCAGCTTCGCTGGGTTTCCCTCTTCTATCCAGCAGCCCATTCAGCCTGCCCTTACtgctcatcttcctcctgcCAGTGCTTCTTTCACATGTGCTCCAccagcttctcctccttcctgcgCTGACATTACCGACCTCCTGTCTCATGCCTTCCTGGAGATGGACTTCGAGGCCTCCCCTGCCTACCAGCCACCCATGGGCCAGGCCGCTACAGCAGATACCCGCTCTCCATTCCTGCCCTCTCCAGACTCCGGCTGTTCTCCATGTGGGCCATCTCCGAATGCCTCCCCTTCTCTGAGACAGAGTCCCAGTGCCATCGGAGTCTTCCCAGGACCGTTAGGTGCAAGATCCCTGTCTTACACTTCTCTGtcagatcaggatcaggatgGAAGCAGCTCTGCCAGCTCGCTCAGTGGCTCTGATTCCTGCGGAGGCATCATCGATGCCAGCAGCAGACGTCTGGCAGTATTCAGTCAGCTCTCCGTGCCTGAGGATGCTACTGGGTTCTGCCTTTAG